The following DNA comes from Candidatus Nitrosotalea okcheonensis.
CTGCAGGGGAATTAATGGACTTGTTACATGATGCTAGAAAATTTTATCCCAATATTGAAAAAACTGACATTAGAGTTATCGTTCTTGAGGCAATGTCAGCTATACTTCCAGGCTTTAATGAAAAGCTTGCAAAATTTGCATTAGAAAAACTTCACGGACGTGGAATAGAGGTTAAGGTAAGTACAAAACTTTCTAGTTTTACAGGTGATGAAGTTTTAATTGAGGATGCTCATCCACAGGTAGATCCCAATAAACAATCTTTGGTGAGTGCAATACAAACAAGAACCCTGGTGTGGACTGCAGGTGTTACGCCAGTAGACATTATAAAAAAATCAGTCTTCAAAACCAATAGAGGTGGAATCGTGGTAGACGAATTTCTTCAAGCAATTGACTTTCCCGAAGTTTTTGCAGTTGGAGATTGTTGTTACATTATTGATCCCAAGACAAATAGGCCTCTTCCACCAACAGCACAAAGTGCAGAATCAGAAGCTGAAATTGTTGCAAAAAATCTTCACGCTCTGATCACAAATAGAAAAAAAGAAAAATTTGTGTATTCACCTAAAGGCCAGATGGCAGTAATAGGAAAACGGAGTGCAATTGCAAGTATGTTTGGAATTCATTTGCATGGAATTTTTGCTTGGATGCTTTGGAGGATAATATATCTCTCAAAAATTCCGCGATTGGACAAAAAAGTAAGAATTTTTCTTGATTGGTCAATAGACATGTTTTTTGACAGAGATATTGCTCGATTAAAGGTAATGCGTGAAAAGCCCGTTGAGGAATTCAAAGAACTTGACGAAGTGGATGATGTTTGGTAAAATAGAATTCTGCATTGCTGAAATATATTGAACATTACAAGACGGCATTTATGGGAAAGGTCTATGCTGTTGGTGTTGGACCAGGATCACCAAAGTATGTAACTGAGATAGTAAAGGAAATAGTACTAAATTCTGATATTGTTATTGGATACAAATACACACTCAAAACCATAGAGGCGTTCCTGAAAAATAAAGAGATACATGAAATTACCATGAAAGACCAGGAAGAGGCATACCAGAAGGTCTCAAAGACTCTGGGAAACAAGACATGTGTTGTTCCTTTTACAGGAGATGTGAATTTCTCAGAATCAGAAGTTGTAGACAGATTGATTGAGATATTTGGGGATGTACAAATTATTCCAGGGATTAGTTCGACACAGGTTGCTGCGTCAAAGGCACGAGTACCAACAGACAAGAGCAAGGTCATCACTATGCATATTTCTACAAGCATAGAGGAAAAGAAACTTGAGCTTCAAAAGGCACTCATTGATGGATTTAGTGTGATACTTGTGCCAAGACCTTGGCCAAAAGAACCCTCTAAACACTTTATGCAATCAGAGATAGCAGTATACCTAAAAGATCATGGCTTTGACACTTCAAAGATTAAGGTACATGTCTTTGAATTTCTAACTACCGACAAAGAGACATATTTTATAGGCAAAGTAAAAGACTTGGAAGGAAAGCAGTTCTCTGATCTATCCGTAATGGTTTTTGATCAGACGAAGCTAGAATCATACATTAATTTCAAATAATTTAATGAAGATTGTAGTTATTGTGGTGGTGTTCTGCCAATTACATATGATGAAGTTGGAGGCATTGAAATTATTACGCCATTCATCCATGTGTACTGTGGATCATAAAATCTGACAATTCCAGTATCATTTACAATAACTGTGAATGATTGCCCGGGGGCTATCTTACCACTTGCTATTTTTCCATCAGGAGTAAATGGATTATTATTTTTTTGTGTGCTAACACCGCTGAAAATGGTATGATCTATGGAATCATTGTTGGTCCAAATGATAGGAGTGCCAGGAACTATTTGTATGGTATCTGGTGTATAGTATGTATTGTATTGATTATACGTCTGCTGAGTTGCGGTTCCCTTTGGTGATGATGAGCCCGGGTTTATACTAATTTTCACTGGAGCAATTTGACCTGTAGTTGCAGGTGTTGAAATAATAATTCCATTTATCCATGTATATGTTGGATCAAAGATTTGTGTAGAGCCAGTTCTACTAAAAGTAACTTGATAACTCTGTCCTGGAGCTATTATACCACTATCAATACTTCCATCTGAAATAAAGTTAGGACTAACTGTTTTTCCAGCAGCACCTTTTCCGCCCGCACTCTCTGTTGTTGATATTAACTGGCCACTCATTATTCTATGCGGGACAGAATCATTGTTGGTCCAGACTACAACTGTACCTGGTGTAATTTGGAGTGATGATGGTGAAAGGAACTGTCCATTATTATAATTAGATGCGCCATTAACTATGTTCATTTGAACTGTTTGTGTTTGCGTTGTTTGTGAAAGCGGTGCAATTATTCCTACCATGAATTGGTAAGTGGGATCAAAGAAGGTAATGTCGCCTATTGTTTCGTCTTGTGGAATATTGTAACGTGTTGCAACCCTAGGGTCTAATGATTGGGAAGTATCAAAATTAGTTATTGTGTATTGGAATGATTGCCCGGGGGCTATTATACCACTATCGATCTTGCCATCTGAAATAAGTGTGGTGGATGATTGATTGGTAGTTAGTACTTTTGCCACGCCACTCATTATTCTATGCGGTACAGAATCATTGTTGGTCCAGACTATGGTGGTGCCAAGAGTAACTTGTACGTTTGACGGAGAATAGTGAACTTGGTTGTTGATATTATATGCACCTGGTAGGATGCTTATGTTCACTGTAGACGATGATGATATAGACGGAGGAAGTGTGGTTATTGGTTTTGTGATTACAGCATTGGTGGCTAATATTTTAGCACTATAACTTACTTTCATAGTTTCAGATCCAGTTATCTTCCCTGATATGCTAAAAACAGAACCACCTTGATTACTATCTATTATTCTTCCAAACAAATTGAGATGAATCATGTTTCCGTTTTCATCCTGCGCGTTACCTTGGATTACAAAGTACTTGCCATCTCGCAAGATTGAGACTTGCCATAATCCAGAATTAAGATATTGGGTATTTGCTATAGTAACAAGGCCATTATCAAGTGTGGCTTGCGTGCTGCTTCCATTGTTAGCTCCTGCAGTAATCTGTAAAGCAATATTTGAATCGAAAATAGTTTTATTTCCTGAAAGATAACCTGATGCATCAATCAAGTATTTCCCATTAGGTGAGAAATCAGAATAAGCGTTAGGCAAATACACCATGGCAGAAGCAAGTCCTGCAATTACCATTAGAAACAGAAATACATATTTCATTAGATTATCCAATCTCTTATTGCATATTTAATTACTAGGTATAATTTATCACACAATTAGGCAATTCCCGGTTAATTATCTTTACAAACTAGATTTTGTATGAATTACATTTGATCCAAAATGCTGGATCATATAATATTCAATGAATCCCCCAGCAAGAAGAAGAGCCACTACAATTCCTATTTCTATCGCGGTATGACGTAGTTCTGTTTTTAGGGATTTTTTTCTTATTATTACAAGTACAAGCAAAAGGCTTCTTGACATTCCAATTGAATAAGCCATCAGCTCCATTATGCCAAAGGGAGACAAGTAAAGCAATGCAAGTGGGGGAACTTTTGCAAGTGTTGGAGTTGTTGTCACTAGAGCTTCAAACGCAACCCCTGTGGACCAAGCTGCAAAAGTTCCCCAGGCCAGTCCTAAACCTGGAATAAACATGGGCAGTGCAACTGATGCATTGTGTTCAAAAATTCCTATAGCATCAATTCCTTTAACTACTTTTTGAAATTCTTTGAGAAATGTCTGTGATTCATCATTAGATAATTTGCTTTGAGTTCCAATTAAATAAGATAAAGAGAAAATACCAATGAAAATAACAAATACTAGAATTCTTTGTTTACTGAACAATAATCCATTTTTATGAGAACTATATTTGAGGTTGGCGGTTGGATCAGATTTAATTAAAAGTCGTATTATGAGACCTTGTTGAGAGAAGAAGTTTCGTCGGCTATAACATATGCATTGAGTAAAGGCTTCCAAATTCACCCTGATGCGTTTAAGATATTAGAAAAAATTGACATAAAAGAACTTCAAAGCATAATCAAACAGGTTGTTCGGGAAAAAGCTAAACAAAATATGTTTTTAATTAATCAAAGTGATCTCAAAATGTTTGTAGAATCAGAAATAGACGACAGCATGGAAAATAATCATGTGATTTTATTTGATCCCACGAAAAAGGTTACATCTGCAGAAGGGATTGAAGGTTTTCATGCATTATTCAAGGACAGATATTCAAAACTACTTAAAATCATGATGCAACGTTCACAATCAAAGAAACTAACTCCCATCTCAAACGTGACAAATGGTAAGTTAGATGATGAGACTTACATCGCAGGTCTGTTGATGGATAGGAGGATAGACAGAGATGTTACCAAGATAGTAATTGATGATCCTACAGGCTCAATAGAACTATTAATTTTTAATAAAGAGATACAGGAAACTGCGAATTCTCTGCAGATTGATCAGTTTGCTATGATATCAATTGCAAGTGGGAAAAATGGAGGATTTTTTGTTAAAGAAATTCTTGTTCCAGATATACCTGAGCATATAGCAAATCGTTCAAAGAGTGAGACCTATGCTGTATTCATCTCGGATTTACATGTGGGCAGTAAATTCTTTATGGAAAAAGAGTTTACTGAGTTTGTTTCATGGCTTTCAAGCCCTGATCCTGTAGCAAGAAAGGTCAGATTTGTGCTGGTGGGAGGAGATATTATTGATGGAATAGGCATATTCCCAAATCAAGACAAGGAGCTCTTGCTATTAGATGTAGACCAACAGATGGCAAAGGCTGCCGAGCTTTTAGATAAGATTCCAAAACACATCAAGGTCTTCATCATTCCAGGGAACCATGACCCAGGAAGAAGGGCTCTTCCCCAGCCAGCAATTCCAGAAAAGCACAATATGCACCTCTGGAATAGAGAGAATTTCTTCATGTTGGGAAATCCCTCTATGCTTGAGCTAAATGGTATAAAGATACTGATGTTTCATGGCCAAAGCCTTGACGATGTTGTTGGCAGTACTCCTGGACTGAGCTATGCACAACCAGCAAAAGCCATGCGGGTTTTGCTAAAAACTAGGCATCTTAGTCCAATATATGGTAAGAGAACTCCGATTGCACCAGAGTTGGAAGATATGATGGTGATATCTGAAGTTCCAGATATCTTACATTCTGGTCACATACATGTTGTTGAGCTTGACATGTACAAGGGAACACTAATTGTAAACTCTGGTGCATGGCAAAGCCAGACTCCATTCCAAGCCAGCGTTGGAATTAGCCCTACTCCGGGAATCGCCATTATTGTGAACCTTGCCACAATGAAGGTTTTTACAAAAAACTTTACAGACAATTCTAGCTAAGATCACAGGAGATCTTCTAAGGCCAGATCTTCCTTGAATGCTTTTTTCACTATATCGGCGTTTAGTGTAAGATTGAATTTTTTTGTCCTTCCATGCATTCCTTGATGAATAATTTTTCCTGTGATTAATCCAGTCATTTCTATTTCACTTAGCATTTGTGTAATTCTACGTTGGGTTAGTTCTTTTTGTCTTGTAATTTTACAGAGGTTTTTGTATGATTGATATATCTCGCCGGTTGTGTTTCCGCTTGCCTTCATTACTGCAAGTATGAGTAGTTTTTCATGTAAGGGATATGAATTCAATGCGGTGGTTTCCTTATCTTCTTCCATCTTAAGAGAGGCTCTTCGTATGTGG
Coding sequences within:
- a CDS encoding cupredoxin domain-containing protein; this encodes MKYVFLFLMVIAGLASAMVYLPNAYSDFSPNGKYLIDASGYLSGNKTIFDSNIALQITAGANNGSSTQATLDNGLVTIANTQYLNSGLWQVSILRDGKYFVIQGNAQDENGNMIHLNLFGRIIDSNQGGSVFSISGKITGSETMKVSYSAKILATNAVITKPITTLPPSISSSSTVNISILPGAYNINNQVHYSPSNVQVTLGTTIVWTNNDSVPHRIMSGVAKVLTTNQSSTTLISDGKIDSGIIAPGQSFQYTITNFDTSQSLDPRVATRYNIPQDETIGDITFFDPTYQFMVGIIAPLSQTTQTQTVQMNIVNGASNYNNGQFLSPSSLQITPGTVVVWTNNDSVPHRIMSGQLISTTESAGGKGAAGKTVSPNFISDGSIDSGIIAPGQSYQVTFSRTGSTQIFDPTYTWINGIIISTPATTGQIAPVKISINPGSSSPKGTATQQTYNQYNTYYTPDTIQIVPGTPIIWTNNDSIDHTIFSGVSTQKNNNPFTPDGKIASGKIAPGQSFTVIVNDTGIVRFYDPQYTWMNGVIISMPPTSSYVIGRTPPQ
- a CDS encoding SAM-dependent methyltransferase, with protein sequence MGKVYAVGVGPGSPKYVTEIVKEIVLNSDIVIGYKYTLKTIEAFLKNKEIHEITMKDQEEAYQKVSKTLGNKTCVVPFTGDVNFSESEVVDRLIEIFGDVQIIPGISSTQVAASKARVPTDKSKVITMHISTSIEEKKLELQKALIDGFSVILVPRPWPKEPSKHFMQSEIAVYLKDHGFDTSKIKVHVFEFLTTDKETYFIGKVKDLEGKQFSDLSVMVFDQTKLESYINFK
- a CDS encoding NAD(P)/FAD-dependent oxidoreductase, which encodes MDTVSKAKKILVLGGGFAGVECVRKLELYFRKEEDIQITLVSEDNFFLFTPMLPQVASGTIETRHIVIPVRTLLKRAKFYEAEVKNIDPYGKTVTLSGTKEKRGISLHYDYLVLALGSQTNFFGMDKLEELAYSMKTLNDAVVLRNRVIDMLEQADNETDPVLKKSLLTFVIVGGGFAGIETAGELMDLLHDARKFYPNIEKTDIRVIVLEAMSAILPGFNEKLAKFALEKLHGRGIEVKVSTKLSSFTGDEVLIEDAHPQVDPNKQSLVSAIQTRTLVWTAGVTPVDIIKKSVFKTNRGGIVVDEFLQAIDFPEVFAVGDCCYIIDPKTNRPLPPTAQSAESEAEIVAKNLHALITNRKKEKFVYSPKGQMAVIGKRSAIASMFGIHLHGIFAWMLWRIIYLSKIPRLDKKVRIFLDWSIDMFFDRDIARLKVMREKPVEEFKELDEVDDVW
- a CDS encoding stage II sporulation protein M; the encoded protein is MFSKQRILVFVIFIGIFSLSYLIGTQSKLSNDESQTFLKEFQKVVKGIDAIGIFEHNASVALPMFIPGLGLAWGTFAAWSTGVAFEALVTTTPTLAKVPPLALLYLSPFGIMELMAYSIGMSRSLLLVLVIIRKKSLKTELRHTAIEIGIVVALLLAGGFIEYYMIQHFGSNVIHTKSSL
- a CDS encoding DNA-directed DNA polymerase II small subunit, coding for MREEVSSAITYALSKGFQIHPDAFKILEKIDIKELQSIIKQVVREKAKQNMFLINQSDLKMFVESEIDDSMENNHVILFDPTKKVTSAEGIEGFHALFKDRYSKLLKIMMQRSQSKKLTPISNVTNGKLDDETYIAGLLMDRRIDRDVTKIVIDDPTGSIELLIFNKEIQETANSLQIDQFAMISIASGKNGGFFVKEILVPDIPEHIANRSKSETYAVFISDLHVGSKFFMEKEFTEFVSWLSSPDPVARKVRFVLVGGDIIDGIGIFPNQDKELLLLDVDQQMAKAAELLDKIPKHIKVFIIPGNHDPGRRALPQPAIPEKHNMHLWNRENFFMLGNPSMLELNGIKILMFHGQSLDDVVGSTPGLSYAQPAKAMRVLLKTRHLSPIYGKRTPIAPELEDMMVISEVPDILHSGHIHVVELDMYKGTLIVNSGAWQSQTPFQASVGISPTPGIAIIVNLATMKVFTKNFTDNSS